In the genome of Ziziphus jujuba cultivar Dongzao chromosome 10, ASM3175591v1, the window ctctctctctctctctctctatctctctctcagCAAGTAATGGGCAATAAGAAAAGACTACGAGTCTTCAGTTTATTCACTTCAACAACTACATGCTcgctcactttctctctctctctcttccattGTAGCCCATAAAACACGATAAAGGGTAAGAATAATTATTACCCATTTCTTCTCTGTCTCTgagtctttctctttctctgtcttaTTATCCACAGACACACAGCAGGACCATGGAACGAGGAGAAAGAAGGAAGAGGAAGATGAACagccaagaagaagaagaagatgatgaagatgaaaagATGGAGAAGTTCTTTGCTTTGATTAAGAGCACAAGAGAGGTACGTGAGCTTCTTAGGAACACCAACTCGAATGAGTCAAAGCAAGAACAAATACAAGAAAGGAAGTTTGATATTGTTCTAGGACAGAAACCAACTGGGATTTGGAATCCATCTTTCCAACCGGAAGATTTTCTTGGTGATATTgataattacaataattatattaataatattcctGCTGGTGGTGGTGTTGGTACTGAAGCTGGTCCTTCTAAAAGAGAAGATCATGATCAAGAAGACAACAACAAACGAGTAgatgaagaaaaagataataaagaaGGTAATGATTTAGAATTAGACCTCAAACTTTCTTTGTAATCAAACAAACTAAGTTATACACACATCAATGGATAATATACTGTGTGTGTTCCATAGTGATCATATTATATTCATAGCAGCGGTtagaaatgatatatatatatatatatatatatatatagaaaaattctaTGACGGACGGTTGTTTGTATGCAAACTGGATCATATCAAAATagatgttttttgaaaaaaatatcaattgtaCTATATATGTCAGTTTTGCTATGTATGTCggttttactatatatatatatatatatatatatcgtaaaatcgatatttttttttttaaaatataaaaaatatcaaatttgatataatCCGTGTATAATCCGATTCCCATATAGTCCGATCAATACCGTAGaattactatatatttatatatttatatatatatatatatacatacacatataaacGGACTGTTTTGCTGTGCTGTACTCTATCATGAGTAATCTCCGAATTTTCATATAATTCGCAATGCATTTAAGAAAGCACAGCAATTCCATGTGCGCATATGTAGAATGGGTCAATGACAAGGTTATCTCCTGCAtttagtcctttttttttttttttttttttgggacagtggattcaaaagataaaaataaaaaagaatagtaATAGCAGCAGGGCACATATCTCAATTATGGACAAAAACAAATTCATTAAATCGTAAGGACCACCACCATTGGACGACATAATACCAAAATTCAATTTCAAGCATTATCAAAACTAGAAAATTGGGGTGGTAATTAAACAAACAGTGACTTCACTGCCTTTGTATCATGTGATTGCCAGCACAGCTTTTAGGCTTTTTTCAACTAAGGCTCCAATGACCTTCTTACGATTTTGTACTTcagtttcttttaaaaaaaaaaaaaaaaaaatttgcgtTGATACCCTTTAATTTTATATGCAGTCtatctttataatctttaattcTTAATTACAAACTTTAATTGTTGGGCGATACAATTTTGAAGTTAAAGGTTGTGTTAGGAGGagaaaatggaaatacaaattTCTTTGTGTAACTCGCAAGCAAATGAAGTACCTCTGGAAATAGCTCAAAATACATGTACTGATACAGAGTTGAGAAGTAATgattcaaaaaaataacaaaaaatcagATTAAATTGCAAAAGATCATGACATGCGCAGACATTGATGCAAGAAATACTAGTTTGTTGTACCCAAGACTTGTAGTCTGTAGACTTTCAAAATCAGAAATGTATTTACTTGTATAGAATTTAACAACCATCTGTTTCCaatgtcaaaaaaatattaaaatttttcttaaagcACTTAGAAAAGTTAAGAATActatttctcccaaaaaaaagaaagaaaatgatttcGAAATGACCACTTGTTCATAGGTTGCATAAGAAATACAGTAGTTTAGAACAATTAGGCAATGGCtaataagaaatgaaaatgaaatgcaCAAGTTTTAGCGACAAATCCAATGATTCATTCATAAAATATGGTAGCAACTTCCCTTTCACAATTAATAAAACTCTAttctattacccaaaaaaaatcaatccataCATAATTATAATGATCATTATGCAGAaattggaatttaaaattttttaaaaagtagtgGCAAACATTTGAAAACCTATCGAATACTCATCcaagcaaaaataatataaaacaactTTTCTATGAAAGTTCACAAGTAGAAAGATTATTAAAAGGAGACTCCCTAATTACTCTCGTTCAGTTATCTAGTCAGTACTCAACCAGTCACcgcacaaaaatattaaaaaaataaaataaataaaaaataaaataaaagtaaacagCTTTCTGTCAagtctttcaaatgaaaattaagGTAGAATATCTTTTTCGTGGGTATAATCATTAGCACCAATGATCTAAGGCACAACCGCGTAAATGGAGCGAACAGAATtaggataagaaaaaaatatatatatatatatatctataataaaatagaaaattttggaaCCGTTTGTATAAGAAGGAAAAGTTAAATGAGTGATGCAATGCAATGACATCATCCCAACAACCATCAATTATATGCATAATTAGTCAGCAACTTTGGACAATtacatgaaattaaaaaaaaaattacatatcttTAAATGGGTACATACTAATAAGTAAAACAAAGAATATGTAGCAGCAatgatttcaaattcaaataagaaAATGATTAATAAAAGTGGAATAAAGTTGAGAAGATTagcatatatgaaaaaaaaaaaaaaatctgtttggTGATGTAAATAGCATGATGACACCCGAAAAACACCAATTATGCAACTTTTGACAACAAAAGGCAGAGTATTGGTAGTTGATTCGCATCAAACACCTTCACTGGTCCACGATTAAAGACATGACAACCTATAGTTGGTCCCACTTTGATAATGGTGATGGATGCATTTTATTATGATCTAGATACGGGTCTCACAGATTTATACAATTATAACCTGCTTCAACAACACATAGCGTTAAATAAAACATCAAGAAGAATCTCTTAGGTGGTGAAACAAGCTCTGAGTTGCAGCATGGAAAGAGAAGGGAACAAGAGAATGCTGACACCTGCAGATgaagaagaaacagagaaagatgATGAAGAGAAGATTGAGAAGTTCTTCGAAATAATTGGAAGATTGAGAGAAGC includes:
- the LOC125421095 gene encoding uncharacterized protein LOC125421095, with translation MERGERRKRKMNSQEEEEDDEDEKMEKFFALIKSTREVRELLRNTNSNESKQEQIQERKFDIVLGQKPTGIWNPSFQPEDFLGDIDNYNNYINNIPAGGGVGTEAGPSKREDHDQEDNNKRVDEEKDNKEGNDLELDLKLSL